In Flavobacterium sp. N1736, the following are encoded in one genomic region:
- a CDS encoding DUF4160 domain-containing protein — translation MPTFIIVEGIKIEYFSGDHLPPHIHASYAEFEVLIIIQTQVVYQGSMPAKKLKVAKEIVKENKEDLSFLFDTSNPNLRKKK, via the coding sequence TTGCCTACGTTTATTATAGTTGAAGGAATAAAAATTGAATATTTTTCAGGCGATCATTTGCCACCACATATTCACGCAAGTTACGCTGAGTTTGAAGTTTTGATAATTATTCAAACTCAGGTTGTCTATCAGGGAAGTATGCCTGCAAAAAAGCTGAAAGTAGCTAAAGAAATTGTAAAAGAAAATAAAGAAGATTTAAGTTTTTTATTTGATACAAGTAATCCAAATCTTAGAAAAAAGAAATGA
- a CDS encoding sensor histidine kinase: MKIRNKFTLISSFTFSVVFVIASIITYFSFYSYSEKIIYNELQKTCLLTGIFYLEKDELPENQHLIIGQQFRENSLEIITRVYNAKNQIVYGDKMIDGNINAERLDYIRKNRKLNFKSNHHFYFGSFYHDNQGDFVVFVKKNDQEFKTITNRLMIIMILVLVSGLVIIYIVSRVLSNLAYSPIKNIINQVNEIEASSLDRHIVSPNTKDDIQELIETYNNLFKRLSDTFIIQKNFINYVSHEFKTPLTAISGNLEVFAQKDRTSAEYKEMSEKVLENVYQIEDTMNTLMMLSGLRGNTELNEIFRVDELVWDINDQLPDIYPLKGSQIQIAIEIVNDKLLSIKGNSNEIKIALYNIIENAVKYSNGNPIKISLLQQENQLKIVIEDHGTGISEDDLKFIKQTFYRGKNVNDIKGSGVGLSLANIIFKQNNIHFTITSQKDEGTTVTLLFPPL; encoded by the coding sequence ATGAAAATACGCAATAAGTTTACTTTAATATCGTCTTTTACGTTTAGCGTGGTCTTTGTCATTGCTTCTATTATCACGTATTTTTCTTTTTATAGTTATTCGGAAAAAATCATTTATAACGAACTTCAAAAAACGTGTTTGCTAACAGGGATTTTCTATCTTGAAAAAGACGAATTACCCGAAAATCAGCATTTGATAATTGGTCAGCAATTCAGGGAAAATTCGCTTGAAATTATAACGCGCGTTTACAATGCAAAAAATCAGATTGTATATGGTGACAAAATGATCGATGGCAATATAAATGCTGAAAGATTGGATTACATCAGAAAGAACAGAAAACTAAATTTTAAATCGAATCATCATTTTTATTTTGGGAGTTTTTACCATGATAATCAGGGAGATTTTGTGGTTTTTGTGAAGAAAAATGATCAGGAATTTAAAACCATTACCAACCGATTAATGATTATTATGATTCTGGTTTTAGTTAGCGGATTAGTCATTATATATATAGTAAGTCGCGTGCTTTCGAATCTGGCGTATAGTCCGATAAAAAATATTATAAATCAGGTTAACGAAATCGAAGCTTCGTCGCTGGATCGCCATATTGTTTCGCCAAATACAAAAGACGACATTCAGGAATTAATTGAAACGTACAATAATTTATTCAAACGGCTTTCGGATACTTTTATCATTCAGAAGAATTTTATCAATTATGTTTCGCATGAATTTAAAACACCTTTAACAGCAATTTCCGGAAATCTTGAAGTATTTGCCCAAAAAGACAGAACAAGTGCCGAATACAAAGAAATGTCTGAAAAAGTATTAGAAAATGTCTATCAAATTGAAGATACGATGAATACGCTGATGATGCTTTCGGGTTTGAGAGGCAATACAGAATTGAATGAAATTTTCAGGGTCGATGAACTCGTTTGGGATATTAACGATCAATTACCGGACATTTACCCATTAAAAGGTTCTCAGATACAAATTGCGATTGAAATTGTGAATGACAAACTGCTTTCTATAAAAGGAAACAGCAACGAAATTAAAATCGCTTTATACAATATTATAGAAAATGCTGTGAAATACTCCAACGGAAATCCTATAAAGATAAGTCTGCTGCAACAAGAGAATCAGCTTAAAATTGTAATCGAAGATCACGGAACGGGCATTAGCGAAGACGACTTAAAATTTATCAAACAAACCTTTTACAGAGGTAAAAATGTGAACGATATAAAAGGCAGCGGCGTTGGACTTTCTTTGGCTAATATTATCTTTAAACAGAATAATATCCATTTTACGATTACTTCTCAAAAAGACGAAGGAACAACAGTTACACTTTTATTTCCGCCACTCTAA
- a CDS encoding IS1595 family transposase → MASIKYDFTTRYNEYDFSQTDYEEIYPDFEPNSFQEACEDILRYLLIKWGLEEAPEPAPIVFPDPVKLLTTCLKKIRKTLPITPKSIIFNKTKMSKHPDIELDTAQIFKSVYDMGKTLNNDKACREHLEKLRWNGEPICPHCGSQRDNHYRIKKRGEDKGYYKCKDCRLPFSVTIGTIFEKSTIPLDKWFIAIFKFTTNRKGISSYELMRELGVTQKTAWFMLSRIRNSVRMRDDFEFDGITQVDETYVGGKNKNRSKGKKVDNTQGRSLKTKTPVFGMLNNGIVYTQVIKNARGKTLKGIIDGKVKKGSTIVSDGWRGYRGLEKHYSHEVIKHNLGLFKKGSYHTNGIEGFWGILKRGIVGIYHFTSDKHLHRYCDEFAYRYNIRTMSLGEQFNLTLINCDERLRYKELIA, encoded by the coding sequence ATGGCTTCTATTAAATATGACTTCACAACTCGATACAATGAATACGATTTCTCACAAACTGATTATGAAGAAATATATCCAGATTTCGAACCAAATTCATTTCAAGAGGCCTGCGAAGATATTCTAAGATATTTACTTATTAAATGGGGTTTAGAAGAAGCACCTGAACCTGCACCAATTGTGTTCCCTGACCCAGTGAAATTGTTAACAACTTGTCTAAAAAAGATAAGAAAAACCTTACCAATTACACCAAAAAGTATTATTTTTAATAAAACAAAGATGAGCAAACATCCTGATATTGAACTTGATACTGCACAGATTTTTAAATCTGTATACGACATGGGTAAGACTTTAAACAACGATAAAGCATGTCGAGAACACCTAGAAAAATTACGTTGGAATGGAGAACCTATTTGTCCTCATTGTGGAAGCCAACGTGACAATCATTATCGAATTAAGAAAAGAGGTGAAGATAAAGGTTACTATAAATGCAAAGATTGTCGATTGCCATTTAGCGTTACAATAGGTACAATCTTTGAAAAATCAACTATTCCCTTAGATAAATGGTTCATAGCTATTTTTAAATTTACAACAAATAGGAAAGGTATTAGTAGCTATGAATTAATGCGAGAATTAGGTGTTACACAAAAAACAGCATGGTTTATGTTAAGCAGAATTCGAAATTCAGTTCGAATGAGAGACGATTTCGAATTTGATGGTATCACACAAGTTGATGAGACCTATGTTGGAGGAAAAAACAAAAATCGTAGCAAGGGAAAAAAGGTTGATAATACACAAGGGAGAAGTTTAAAAACCAAAACACCTGTATTTGGAATGTTAAACAATGGGATTGTTTATACGCAAGTTATCAAAAATGCAAGAGGAAAAACATTAAAAGGTATAATCGATGGAAAAGTTAAAAAAGGTTCAACTATTGTAAGTGACGGATGGAGAGGATATCGTGGATTAGAAAAACACTATAGCCACGAAGTTATTAAACATAACTTAGGATTATTTAAAAAAGGATCATATCACACTAATGGAATTGAAGGATTTTGGGGGATTTTGAAAAGAGGTATAGTTGGAATCTATCATTTCACAAGCGACAAGCATTTACATCGGTACTGTGATGAATTTGCTTATCGATATAACATCCGAACAATGAGTCTGGGGGAACAGTTTAATCTAACCTTGATTAATTGTGATGAAAGATTAAGGTATAAAGAGTTAATTGCATAA
- a CDS encoding efflux RND transporter periplasmic adaptor subunit has translation MKNKIQFSALFFAALFFLNSCNSKKEETVTAELEPKTETFLLNKEKLTTELRLPAELTGFQQVDLYAKVSSFVKLLKVDIGTKVKKGQLLIVLEAPEISSQLAAAESRLKSMEAIYTTSKSTYNRLYETSKVEGTISKNDLEMASGKKNSDYAQYQAAIAAHKEVSIMRGYLEIRAPFDGVVAARNVNLGTFVGPAGKGSDLPLLTIQQQDKLRLAVSVPELYTGYLHTGDEMSFNVKSLPETFKATITRMSGALDLKLRSERVEMDVHNTKKDLLPGMVAEVLLPLNAKDSTFVVPKSALVNSAEGMFVIKVINHKATRVTVKKGREIDDKIEIFGDLNLKDKLVKIASEETKEGDIINE, from the coding sequence ATGAAAAATAAAATACAATTTAGCGCGCTGTTTTTTGCAGCACTATTTTTCCTTAACAGTTGTAATTCTAAAAAAGAAGAAACTGTTACTGCTGAATTAGAACCTAAAACTGAAACGTTTCTTTTAAACAAAGAAAAACTAACAACTGAGCTGCGTTTACCAGCCGAATTAACCGGTTTTCAACAAGTTGATTTATATGCGAAAGTAAGCAGTTTTGTAAAATTACTAAAAGTTGATATTGGAACTAAAGTAAAAAAAGGACAGCTTTTAATCGTTCTTGAAGCGCCTGAAATCAGCTCTCAACTGGCTGCAGCCGAATCAAGATTAAAATCGATGGAAGCGATTTATACAACAAGCAAAAGCACGTACAACCGTTTGTATGAAACCAGCAAAGTGGAAGGAACGATTTCTAAAAACGATCTGGAAATGGCAAGTGGAAAGAAAAATTCTGATTATGCACAATATCAGGCGGCAATTGCGGCTCATAAAGAAGTTTCGATTATGAGAGGTTATCTTGAAATTCGCGCTCCTTTTGACGGCGTTGTAGCGGCAAGAAACGTGAATTTAGGAACATTTGTTGGTCCGGCAGGAAAAGGTTCAGATTTGCCTTTATTGACTATTCAGCAACAAGACAAATTGCGTTTGGCGGTTTCAGTTCCTGAGCTTTACACAGGATATTTACACACGGGCGACGAAATGAGTTTTAATGTGAAATCGTTACCGGAAACCTTTAAAGCAACAATTACCAGAATGTCTGGCGCATTAGATTTAAAATTACGTTCTGAGCGTGTAGAAATGGACGTGCACAACACAAAAAAGGATTTATTACCAGGAATGGTTGCCGAAGTTTTATTACCGCTTAACGCGAAAGACAGCACTTTTGTAGTGCCAAAATCAGCATTGGTAAATTCTGCCGAAGGAATGTTTGTTATTAAAGTAATCAATCATAAAGCAACGCGAGTTACTGTGAAAAAAGGTAGAGAAATCGACGATAAAATTGAAATATTCGGTGATTTAAATCTGAAAGATAAACTGGTGAAAATTGCCAGCGAAGAAACTAAAGAAGGCGATATCATAAACGAATAA
- a CDS encoding response regulator transcription factor, whose product MNVLLIEDDKRISEFIIKGLEENNFTVHLAETGEIARELIQDNTWDIILMDIMLPGIDGIQLTKLMRFKKIHTPILMLSALSDTDDKVNALDSGADDYLVKPFHFKELISRVNALTRRTKFNYDKVETLHKLGSLTINPEEHKVAENDALIDLSPREYKLLLFLLENRNKVMSRTQILNAVWGINYDNNTNVVDVYISYLRNKIEQNHKFIHTIKGTGYMLKEEL is encoded by the coding sequence ATGAATGTTCTACTCATTGAGGATGATAAACGCATTAGCGAATTTATTATAAAAGGTTTAGAAGAAAACAATTTTACGGTGCATCTGGCTGAAACCGGCGAGATTGCGAGAGAATTAATTCAGGACAATACCTGGGATATTATCCTGATGGATATTATGCTTCCGGGAATTGACGGCATTCAGCTGACTAAATTAATGCGTTTCAAAAAAATTCATACTCCAATATTAATGCTTAGTGCTCTCAGCGATACTGATGATAAGGTAAATGCTCTGGATTCTGGCGCCGATGATTATTTGGTTAAGCCGTTTCATTTTAAGGAATTGATTTCGAGAGTAAATGCCTTGACGCGCAGAACTAAATTTAATTACGATAAAGTAGAGACTTTGCATAAATTGGGAAGTTTGACCATAAATCCCGAAGAACACAAAGTTGCTGAAAATGATGCCTTGATCGATTTGTCTCCAAGAGAATATAAATTGCTGCTTTTTTTATTAGAAAACAGAAATAAGGTAATGTCCAGAACGCAGATTTTAAACGCTGTTTGGGGCATTAATTATGATAATAATACAAATGTTGTCGATGTTTATATTTCTTATCTCAGAAACAAAATCGAGCAAAATCATAAATTTATCCATACCATAAAAGGAACAGGATATATGCTTAAAGAAGAGTTATGA
- a CDS encoding TolC family protein has translation MKRIILTLLVIVSQKIVAQTAINDTIVLSRTQAEALFLEKNISLISEKLNIDIADAQVIQAKLWPNPTLTIGEINLWHNATASEVPVLWGNFGKTSQVTAELEQLIQTAGKRKKMIAMEKVGVDIAKEYFKTFLRNLKIEFRGNLTELQYTQEQEDIYKKQLSSMQTMLKGYSNQVTQGNIGKGEYIRLKASELQFLKEIADLRKENNSLQKELKVLMNLPAASFIKLTDEGFVPDNKNIYNINLGNLMASAIENRPDMKVIKLGNDYNDSKYKYEKAMRTPDVTLGVSYDRGASTMNDFVGLGFSLDLPFFSRNQGNIKAAKIAIDQGKLLTEEKTISIQSEVLQAYEDLIVTKKLYESVDANYEADLDKLLESYRKNFMQRNTSMLEYLDFVDAYLDNKSILLNSKKDLNKNLEELRYIAGEEIN, from the coding sequence TTGAAACGTATAATCTTAACCCTTCTCGTTATTGTATCACAAAAAATTGTGGCACAAACTGCAATAAACGATACAATTGTTCTTTCAAGAACACAGGCCGAGGCTTTGTTTCTGGAAAAGAATATTTCTCTTATTTCCGAAAAACTGAATATCGACATTGCCGATGCACAGGTTATTCAGGCAAAGTTATGGCCAAATCCTACGCTTACTATTGGCGAAATCAACCTTTGGCATAATGCCACGGCCTCAGAAGTTCCTGTTTTATGGGGCAATTTTGGAAAAACATCTCAAGTTACCGCAGAATTAGAACAACTTATTCAGACAGCCGGAAAACGTAAAAAGATGATCGCCATGGAAAAAGTGGGCGTTGATATCGCCAAAGAATACTTTAAAACTTTTTTGCGCAATCTAAAAATCGAATTTAGAGGTAATCTTACTGAACTGCAATATACTCAGGAACAAGAAGACATTTACAAAAAACAACTTTCGTCGATGCAAACCATGCTAAAAGGATATAGCAATCAGGTAACACAGGGAAATATTGGCAAAGGCGAATATATTCGATTAAAAGCTTCTGAACTTCAATTCTTAAAAGAAATTGCCGATTTACGAAAAGAGAACAATTCATTACAAAAAGAACTTAAAGTTTTAATGAATCTTCCTGCTGCAAGTTTCATCAAACTTACAGATGAAGGTTTTGTTCCCGATAATAAGAATATCTACAATATTAATTTAGGTAATCTTATGGCTTCGGCTATAGAAAACCGCCCCGATATGAAAGTCATCAAACTCGGAAATGACTATAACGACAGCAAATACAAATACGAAAAAGCAATGCGTACACCAGATGTAACCCTTGGCGTTAGCTATGATCGTGGCGCCAGTACGATGAACGATTTTGTTGGTCTCGGCTTCTCACTGGATCTTCCTTTTTTTAGCAGAAATCAAGGAAATATAAAAGCTGCAAAAATCGCTATCGACCAAGGGAAATTGCTTACCGAAGAAAAAACAATAAGTATACAATCTGAAGTTTTACAAGCTTATGAAGATTTGATTGTAACCAAAAAATTGTATGAAAGTGTTGATGCAAATTATGAAGCAGATTTGGATAAACTTCTGGAAAGCTATCGCAAAAACTTCATGCAGCGAAACACGAGTATGTTGGAATATCTTGATTTTGTCGATGCATATTTAGACAACAAATCTATCCTGCTGAATTCTAAAAAAGATCTTAATAAAAATCTTGAAGAACTGCGCTATATCGCCGGCGAGGAAATTAATTAA
- a CDS encoding efflux RND transporter periplasmic adaptor subunit, whose protein sequence is MKKLILLPILGLMLVYGCGKKEEIKDTKDEKFCIDKDLKEKITLEAVQKRAVSESINLTGNITYNADHVVQFNSLVEGIITKTTFSLGDYVKKGQVLAEIKSTELNSMQSESKSFQSQIAVAQRNLQATKSMFDDGISSQKDLMQAQSELDVLKSSLENVRANLAMFSASSERSVFQIKAPTEGYIVAKNISPGMQITDGSEPLFTISDLKEIWVLVNVYTSNLKNVTENMLVDVTTPAYPGEIFKGKIATLAKVFDADEHVLKARIVMENKNLKLKPGMTADIVIDKSKGGEMLASVPAKAAIFDNNRDYILIYKDDCTIETREINPIIKNNNWIYFDKGVKEGEMVITKNHLLIHERLKN, encoded by the coding sequence ATGAAAAAACTTATTTTACTCCCAATCCTTGGGTTAATGCTCGTTTACGGATGTGGCAAAAAGGAAGAAATCAAAGATACGAAAGACGAAAAATTTTGTATTGATAAAGACTTAAAAGAAAAAATCACACTAGAAGCGGTACAAAAGCGTGCTGTTAGCGAATCTATAAATCTTACCGGAAACATTACTTATAACGCTGATCATGTAGTTCAGTTTAATAGTCTTGTTGAAGGAATTATTACCAAAACTACTTTCTCTTTGGGAGATTATGTAAAAAAAGGACAAGTTCTGGCAGAGATAAAAAGTACGGAACTAAACAGCATGCAATCTGAAAGTAAATCATTTCAATCTCAAATAGCTGTAGCGCAACGTAATTTACAGGCAACAAAATCAATGTTTGATGACGGAATTTCGTCGCAAAAAGATTTAATGCAGGCACAAAGCGAATTGGATGTTTTAAAATCTTCTTTGGAGAATGTAAGAGCAAATCTTGCCATGTTTAGCGCCAGCAGCGAAAGATCAGTTTTTCAGATAAAAGCTCCGACTGAAGGTTATATCGTAGCAAAAAATATTAGTCCGGGAATGCAGATAACTGATGGCAGCGAACCTCTTTTTACCATTTCGGATTTAAAAGAAATCTGGGTTTTGGTAAATGTTTATACCAGTAATCTTAAAAACGTTACCGAAAATATGTTGGTAGATGTAACAACTCCGGCTTATCCGGGAGAAATTTTTAAAGGAAAAATCGCAACGCTTGCCAAAGTTTTTGATGCCGACGAGCATGTTTTGAAAGCCAGAATCGTAATGGAAAACAAAAACTTAAAATTAAAACCCGGAATGACGGCAGATATCGTAATCGATAAAAGCAAAGGTGGCGAAATGTTAGCTTCTGTTCCTGCAAAAGCTGCCATTTTTGATAACAATCGTGATTACATCTTAATCTACAAAGACGACTGTACGATTGAAACCAGAGAAATTAATCCAATTATAAAAAATAACAACTGGATTTATTTTGATAAAGGAGTGAAAGAAGGTGAAATGGTCATTACTAAAAATCACCTGTTAATTCATGAACGATTAAAAAACTAA
- a CDS encoding DUF4145 domain-containing protein, which produces MKLEKFVSNIKDFNDISASGKIDFFLYFLTVVENKEGVNSKEIESCFDALKVSKYSNISAYLKSNSKKIKNKSAKFILQNGLYHLERTRKVEIDTILNVPQDINPTNDYFPLELFTGTRGYLEGIAKQTAACYDFGLYDACAVMTRKLLETLIIEAFESHNIVSKIQDNTGNFFALSALIDSFKNETTWNIGRNAKDSIPKIKTMGDLSAHNRRYFSKKSDVDKLKDNLRIVFEELIHIIDFPNKSN; this is translated from the coding sequence ATGAAATTAGAAAAATTCGTTTCCAACATTAAAGATTTTAATGATATTTCTGCAAGTGGAAAAATTGATTTTTTTCTTTATTTTTTAACAGTAGTGGAAAATAAAGAAGGTGTGAATAGTAAAGAAATTGAATCCTGTTTTGATGCGTTAAAGGTTTCGAAATACTCGAATATATCAGCATATCTAAAAAGCAACTCCAAGAAAATTAAGAATAAATCGGCTAAGTTTATTTTGCAAAATGGATTGTATCATTTAGAAAGAACAAGAAAAGTGGAAATAGATACGATATTAAATGTTCCTCAAGATATTAATCCTACAAACGATTATTTTCCACTAGAATTATTTACTGGTACAAGAGGTTATTTAGAAGGGATTGCTAAACAAACTGCTGCTTGTTATGATTTTGGTCTGTATGATGCATGCGCAGTGATGACTAGAAAATTATTAGAAACTCTAATTATTGAGGCTTTCGAAAGTCATAATATAGTATCTAAAATACAAGATAATACAGGTAATTTTTTTGCTTTAAGCGCTTTAATTGATTCATTTAAAAATGAAACAACATGGAACATTGGTCGAAACGCAAAGGATAGCATTCCTAAAATTAAGACTATGGGGGATTTAAGTGCACACAACAGACGTTATTTTTCAAAAAAATCCGATGTAGATAAATTGAAAGATAACCTCAGAATTGTTTTTGAAGAATTAATACACATTATAGATTTCCCTAATAAAAGTAATTGA
- a CDS encoding Panacea domain-containing protein, which yields MKEIHNLKMINFVYILMLVGLIFVLYLYICQTKTKSMSKSPLFISGEILKRAKEQGLSISNMSLQKLLFIANGAYLAKTGNPLIDEPIEVWQFGPVVKSVYHEFKNYGSTDIKHIPSSNRLGEDKNLDATAEEALEFVLEVASKLDAIQLSNWTHLPDSPWSNAKEAGQNIISNEVMQGYFKQFIKKKED from the coding sequence ATGAAAGAGATACATAATTTAAAAATGATTAATTTTGTATATATTTTAATGTTAGTTGGTCTAATATTTGTTTTATACCTATATATTTGTCAAACTAAAACAAAAAGCATGTCGAAATCCCCTTTGTTTATATCAGGTGAAATTCTGAAAAGAGCTAAAGAGCAAGGTTTATCTATTTCAAACATGTCTCTACAAAAGCTATTATTTATAGCAAATGGTGCATATCTAGCAAAAACAGGAAATCCATTAATTGATGAACCTATTGAAGTTTGGCAATTTGGTCCTGTTGTTAAGAGTGTATATCATGAATTTAAAAACTATGGGAGTACAGATATAAAACATATTCCATCATCAAATAGATTAGGTGAAGATAAAAACCTTGATGCTACTGCTGAAGAGGCTTTGGAATTTGTTTTAGAAGTAGCTAGCAAACTAGATGCTATCCAATTATCAAATTGGACTCATTTACCAGATTCTCCTTGGTCAAATGCAAAAGAAGCTGGTCAAAATATTATATCAAATGAAGTAATGCAAGGGTATTTTAAACAATTCATTAAGAAAAAAGAGGACTAA
- a CDS encoding helix-turn-helix domain-containing protein, whose product MRTNNRIIKIIDVKFPEISFISRNGEHRILNLKKYFKKINLDKNDFGYKLIEDKNLFSSVVLEDNALAWKNLIQKLTLPSGKAFESFFHLDPINTIKYSDLIEIKPYLTIGSKVKYLRLQQKLSQEDLGKRIGSNKHYISKVENSKTDLELKTLQKIAEVGLNKNIYIGLYDSTDKLTSLSNSFLKPQFINWINSKKDDLTLIEGIDRKVCRYFLAENIISPTQLSTINLARLIDILTKNKESISLYDNADSWRIQAKYIANSEWANLIMLQKTVGSNHSKIEDLAKKELKEDIFAIQ is encoded by the coding sequence ATGAGAACCAATAATAGAATTATAAAAATCATTGACGTCAAATTTCCTGAAATTTCATTTATTTCAAGAAATGGAGAACATCGCATTTTAAATCTAAAAAAATATTTTAAAAAAATTAATTTAGATAAAAATGATTTTGGTTACAAACTCATAGAAGATAAAAATTTATTCTCTTCGGTTGTTTTGGAAGATAATGCACTAGCATGGAAAAATTTAATTCAAAAATTAACGCTTCCAAGTGGAAAAGCATTTGAATCTTTTTTTCATTTAGATCCCATAAATACAATCAAATATTCTGATTTAATCGAAATAAAACCATACCTAACTATTGGTTCAAAAGTAAAATACCTTAGACTACAACAAAAACTTTCACAGGAAGATTTAGGAAAAAGAATTGGTTCTAATAAACACTATATTTCTAAAGTCGAAAATTCAAAAACTGATTTAGAATTAAAAACACTTCAAAAAATTGCAGAAGTTGGGTTAAATAAAAATATTTATATCGGACTTTACGATAGTACTGATAAACTTACTTCTCTATCTAATTCTTTTTTAAAACCACAATTTATAAATTGGATTAATTCTAAGAAAGATGATTTGACACTAATTGAAGGTATTGATCGAAAAGTTTGTCGTTATTTTTTGGCAGAAAATATAATTTCTCCTACTCAGCTCTCTACAATAAATCTTGCAAGACTTATTGACATTCTAACTAAAAATAAAGAATCAATATCTCTTTATGATAATGCAGATTCCTGGAGAATTCAAGCTAAATATATTGCAAATTCTGAATGGGCAAATTTAATCATGCTACAAAAAACTGTTGGAAGTAATCATTCTAAAATTGAAGATTTAGCCAAAAAAGAATTGAAAGAAGATATTTTTGCAATTCAATAA